The stretch of DNA atatatatatacttactccacacatatatatagatatatattatattattgatatatatatatatataatataatataatattatcttTGTTGTAAaataccacatatatatatatatacctatactTACGTACTTTTAATTTCCACGATTTAttaaaaagttatattatttattaatataataataattacttattattatttattttttgcacacgCGGCGGGCCCTTAGCTTTGCGCAGGTCGCCAGCGTTCTTACCCCTTAGAACGATACTATGGTACTATGTGGGCGCCGCTGCGACGGACCCTCTCTTATCTAATCCTCCTGGTCAACGACTGGCTAATCCTTACAGCGATATCCGCGACTTTACCCTCCCATCGACAGGTAcatcctgtcacacacacacctgaacacGCGTCctcagtgttgaaagagttccGTTTGAAATACCcgatacaattattattattattattattattattattattataataagtaataatacTGTGTTCcctcataataataaataaacttttttatgACGATGTATTCGAGACTGAAACGTAAAGTTATCAAAACTCTGTCAAAATTGTTACAGGTGTGCCACCGTTTTCTACATGTCCACACGGTGGCGCCAGATGTAAAATCCTAAAAGGtcttgacaatgtcgacccagggggactttttcgacctgaaaaaagaaacaaggaccaggggtcacaaatggagtttagacaaagggacattcagaacagaaaataggaggcacttttttacacagagaatcgtgagggtctggaaccaactccccagtaatgttgttgaagctgacaccctgggatccttcaagaagctgcttgatgagattctgggatcaataagctactaacaacaaacgagcaagatgggctgaatggcctcctctcgtttgtagactttcttatgttcttttgtcaaataaataataaggtAGGATAAACACTGCCCATCCAAATCGAGGCTGTTTTAACCAGCAGCAGTGAGCAATCTCGGAAAACAGTCGCTATGTCTGatagtttatttatatatcagtTATATGTGCAAAGGTGTGGAGGATATTTTataccaaaattaaataaataaataaatgcatgaataaataTCGAAATTAATCAATACACGtagaaataatcaaataaacaaaaaataaacaaaaaatagaaattcGACAACATTTTGCAATTCGTGTAATACAGTACGGTAAACATTGTCGTGTGCAGTACCGCCTGCTAACAGCAGGTCGCAGTGTTGGCCTTCAAAACCCGTTCACTTGCAAAATAAACCCTGCAGGCGCGGTTATAGCAAATGTACGGAAAAATTTAAACTCGACTTTTAAAACTCGAATTTCGACTATGAACATTTTTGAAACTTCGACTATCGTACTAATGCAATATGAAGACATAACCGGTTTATATACAGCTTCCTGAAACGATGCAGTATATTGAATATATTATTAATCGCGGCTGTTTTTAGTAATTCTAGTTTTTATTTAGGTTTGTAACAATACTAATATACAAGTGAATTATAGACGGATTGCTTGATGCGCGTTATTGAACGCTCGGTTTGGTTTATAATTGAACTCTGTCTTGCTTGCACTGTCTTAAATAAAgtgtaataacattttaaagccTGCCTCTTGGATCCAGGCCAGTTTTACAGCATATAGAGATCGTAATTAAGACCGGTGGGGAGATGGAGGAAGGctaatttcacaaaacaaatcgAAATATGCAAGCTAAACTCCCCGGGGGGGTAGGGGGGGTCTGCTTTCATTTTATTCCTGGCACAGCGCACAGGCTGAGGCCAACCTCATGAATAAAACACGAGGCCTGACTGAAGAACTCATTAGCGCATTAGCTGTAAATTTCCCTTTCCAATCGGACCgcagcgctgtttttttttttcatttttgtttagttatttattgatttattttatgtattttctaatttattaCTTATTTTCTTAAATCTCTCAACAACATTCAACAACCGACCTTCtccagaaaataaaatacattttatataatagtCATTTCATATAAACCGATTTTTGGGTGTTTCCATACCTCCCTGGGCTTTGTAATGtttccttgtgctttaccagacctctctgtgctttacaatgctttcctatgcttcaccagacctctctgtgctctacaatgcttccctatgctttaccatacctctctgtgctttacagtgcttccctatgctttaccatacctctctgtgctttacaatgcttccctatgctttaccatacctctctgtgctttacaatgcttctctatgctttaccatacctctctgtgctttacaatgcttccctatgctttaccacacctctctgtgctttacaatgctcccctgtgctttaccacacctctctgtgctttacaatgctcccccgtgctttacaatgcttcccaatgctttaccatacctctctgtgctttacaatgcttccctatgctttaccatacctctctgtgctttacaatgctttacaatgcttccctatgctttaccatacctctctgtgctttacaatgctcccctgtgctttaccacacctctctgcgctttacaatgcttccctatgttttaccagacctctctgtgctttacaatgcttctctatgctttaccatacctctctgtgctttacaatgcttccctatgttttaccacacctctctcAGTGTCTATTCAGGGGCTGGGATAGTTAGTAAGCACAGCAAACATGGCACCAAGGAACCAAGGAACATGTATAACAGGATACTGAACGAGTAAGAATTGAAATACCAGGGACCTGCAGATGAGACAGGAGACAGCCTCTGTTAAATGCCATCCCTGATTTCAACGTTGTCTGGACAGAGGCGGGCCGCACGCAAGTGAATTACTCTCCCTGGAGGAGCTCAGGACTGAGTAATcccattaaaaatgaaacagtctGCTTCCTGCAAGCTGACGGAACAAGATGATATCTCCGGACCCTGTGCAATGAAGGCAAGCTGGGCCCTTGTAATTAAGCTGCCCGGCTTGTCACATTTATCTATAAGACTGGCTGTCATCTTATTTTATAGCCTAGAAAGAAGGGCTTCTGCTGCTTTGCAGATGAGATAGCATAGCAGCAATTAGTGTGTATTTGCGCTTGGTGCGTTGAAAACATTGCATCCACTTTGAAATAATCTTCGATTGCAACGGCGCTACAATGGCGATGGCTCACTCTTTAAGTGGCAATTGGTAACACAAGGGCAGTTACGATTTTATGAGGCTGCTATTGGTGGAATGGTGCTATTGTATGCTAACTGTGCCTTTCCCATGATATTCAAAGACAATGCAATAATTCTGTATTATACTAAGGGGCAAAGATAGTGCAagagcagctgcaatgggatgaggctgccattggCAGAATAGGACCACGGTGTGCTAACTGTACCTTTCCCAAATAATCTTCAAtggcagacagacaaacagacagacagacaggcagacagtgaCACAGCTATGGCAATGGTCCTGCACTAAGAGGCGAGGGTCGCACAGTGGCAGTTACGATGGGGCGAGGCTGCCATTGGTGGAATGGTAGTACAGTGTGCCAggtgatcttcagtggcaatgcagacagacagtagCAATGCAATAGCAATGCAGCCTCAatgtgacacacaaacacacacacacacacacacacacacacacacagtaaatgttGCACAGAAATACTATTTCAATTGACCTGCTGTGGGGACTGAAATGCAATTTTGCAAACCCGACAGTGACTTTTAAGGTTTGGGTGATCCTTATACCAGATTCAATTTGCACAGCCGGTTTtcagtttccatggcaacccCTTGGCTACGCTGggcatttaccctggtttgccacgttttttttaaatatcctttacCAAACCTCTCAGGGCTTTCGAATGCTTGCATCACCAcgctctcactgtgctttactacactttgcaatgcttttactgtgtcGAACAAATACCCAATATTGTAGTACATCCGAAGGCTTGAGATGAACTGATTTTTAATAATGAACATCCTAGGATTAGGCGATGTGTagatgcacgcacacacgcacgcacgcacgcacgcacacacacacacacgcaaatgcacagacacacacacacacacacagtccctaATATAACAGGTAGAAAAAACACCAGCGTGTTCAGTATTTTGGTTTGTGAATTGCTTTATTTGGCATTGGGGAAAATGTCACTGCAGTAGACTCTAATGAACCCGTGCTGTAACGCTCAGTacacctacatacatacatacatacatagcgTTCAGTTCAGTTTAGCGTGACTCTGCCTAAGTGTGCATGATCTATCGCTGTCTCCCCTCTTGTTCTGTGGCGATGCACGGTGCTCTGTGCCAATTAAACGCCTTGTGTTCGACGCTGAAGGCGGTAGCACTTTTAAATGACGGCCACAAATTCCTAACAAATCCCCCGGtctgaatcccacaggaataacaccggAATATCTCCTGCGCTTCCTCTGAGTCTTTCATTGTGAATTCAGCCccccctgttaattcatgtgtgtttaatcatcCTGATTCATTCCATGCTCCTCTGTAAAGAACGCTGTTGATTGCATGTATAAGACATGAATTCATACCCTCTTACACCcccaccaggggattgtgagaagtgttcattCAGAATGAATGCATGTCTTACACACGCGATCAACAGCATTCAATACAGAGGATGCTTGCAGTATCAGGCACATGCATCTCAGTAGCTTTGATTCGTTTCTTTAGTTTCACTGGGACGGATTTCACACAAAGCCAGCGTCTGTTTCTAGGTGGCTGGAGAACAATGCCCCCCCTTGATACTTCTTGTCAAAAACAGATGCTAGAGGGCCAGCCATCTGGCACTAATGCACACTGAGGTGCAGTACAGCCACTCGCAGATGTCTATAGGGTTCAGAATGAACAAGGCTTTGAAAGCTCCTAGCTCTCTTTAACCAGCGCAAAAGTATTCTGATGCAAACGAATATTAGTTCCCACCAGGGAATATTCCTGAATATTGGTTCCTAGAGAAAATATGTTCATTTTCTTATCCTAAATACTAAATAACATAtccactaaataaataaagaaagaagtgcatcactaaataaataaataaacacattttaaatgaatcagCAATTGTGAACTCAAGCAAAGATTTCCATACGCCTCCCTTTCCTCTGGTGTAATTGCGGATGAGTGAGTGTCAGTTACAGAGCCCATCAAACTAGCTTCATACTTGTGATTTGATTGTGATTTACAGTGCTTCACTGACAGAGGTGTAATCATTCATTGCATGCCACAGAAATCAGGGGATTGACAGTCAGGTGAGAGTCgctggtgtcgatcgggctgattCACCGTTCAGGGTGAATTGAGAaacagctgctcgggtttgtgacgatcgctgcttttcttaacTGTGGAGAGCAGCGACccacacaaacccaggcagctgtttcTCAATTCACTCTGAATGGGAAATCAGCCCGATGGACAGCAGCGACTCTCCCATGTGGCGAGCTTGATCCGAAAAATCGGTTTGTGTAGCCCTATTGGATTTTGTTAGTGGGATGGAGGtgaagggggggtggggtgggaagGGGGGTGTTTCTGGTAGTTGCTCTTCGGTCAATCCTTGCTGGTTTTGTCAGCGGGGGCGGTTGGTTTTTCCTCCTCTTCCCCCTGTccttcctccccctcctcctcctcttcctcctcctcctcttcctcgggCTCCTCCGGTTTGGCCATCCTCTGGCGGTAGGCAGCGCTGGTGCTGCTGGAGTAAGACCTCATGCCAGCGAAGGGGGAGGCTGACGTGTAGCTGGAATAGCCTGACTGCAGCAGGCTgcctcctcccccccctcccactGTGCTCAGACGAGTCTCCTCGCCTTCCAGCAGCTTCCTGGAAAAGGGGAATGGAGACAGAGAAGGAAATGTTACCCAGCGCTCTTCAAACATTGCTAGTGCTGTGtgctgccattacagattctgtcctccGTCTGCGAGATGagtttaaaagctctaaaagTGCGATTGAAGACGggtctggctcttttgcacagcagttaagAAGCTCTGCGTCCCGCCTCTGCCCTGTTGCACTAGTATCAAGCAAGAGCACAAAATGCAAGTAGAAGGCAGTGTGGACTGGCAGTGGCATTCTCGTTCCCAGCTCTGCAGttcaaaaggtaaaataaaatgttaaatgctGTAAAGACATTGCTTTCGCTGTCCAAGCTTAGTCAACCAGCCCCACTCAACTGCACTCAACTGCAGTTTCCAAGCCTTGAAAACAAGGTTATTAGGAAGAGGAGCAATCTATAGATTTAGAAGGGTGTTCCTGGAGGTGTGCCTGATCCTGAAGCAGAATTTGCTGTGCCCAATTCTTAAAGCACACAAACggcaatattattattttcagctgttttcaatattgcatgcatgaaagggttagggatagggatagggatagggatatggatatggatatggatagggttagggttagggttagggttattgttagggttagagttggggttaggattggggttagagttggggttaggattagggttagcgTTACCTGTAGGCTGCTATTTCAATGTCCAGAGCCATCTTGACGTTAAGCAGGTCCTGATATTCTCGCAGGTGACGGGACATCTCCCCTTTGGTTGTCCTCAAAGCGTTTTCAAGCTGCTGAGCGGTTTCCTGCAAAATGCAAAACATGATGTTGAGTCTAGTTTCTATAAGAGGAAAGAAATTTgccatggtttgtttttagtatgatttaccagacctctctgtgctttacaatgcttgcctatgcattaccagacctctctgtgctttacaatgcttccctatgctttaccagacctctctgtgctttacaatgcttccctatgctttaccagacatctctgtgctttacaatgcttgcctatgcttcactgtgctttattgcactttattgctgtgcttttactatggggaagaCTTTTTCCAAGGGTTGCACCTGCAGTTCGTTGATCTCGTTGCCGTGGCGATCCTCCAACTCGCGCAGCTGGCGTTCCAGAGCCTCGTTGTGGCCGCGCAGCGACTCGATCTCCAGGGTCCGGGACTGGAGCTGGCGCCGGTACTCGCTCAGCTCCTCCTTGGACTGCCTGAGCGCGTCGTTGTGACGCACCGCCGCCTCCGTCACGTTGGCGGTCTTGGACTTGTACCACTCCTCCGCCGACTGCTGGTTCCTGGCGGAGAGGTTCTCGTACTGGGCACGGATCTCCTTCAGAGCCAGAGTCAGGTCTGGCTTGCTCACGTCCATCTCCACTGACACCTGGGTgcggaaagagagagagagagagagtgagagagattttttatctgtctgttttgAGTCTTTTAGTCATGCCAATATAgccttttttatttgaatttgagggggggggggggggggggggggggggggggggggggggtgggggggggtgggggggcatttGATGGCATTCAGACTGGGGAcaaaactcctattgcacagcagtgtcacccagtccaggttttactagcagcttgatcagccccagtgggtctaggtaacaagctcaggtgtgtctgattattaaactcctagtgaaaccaggactggatcacactgctgtgcaaattaTATTTGCAATTATTTGCAATTATTCCAAGACAAGGGTCACGCCCACGGGATTGCTGGTTTTCCTAATGCAATCGGGTGCATCAGGACACCTGATCATATGAAGCAGAAAGAGATGACGCGACTTCAGGAACAAATTCAATATTAAATGCGTGGTCTCATAGGCTGCGGGTCACCCGCATATTATAATGAAATCCCAGCGCCAATTGCACACCAAGATGATCTGTGCGGTGTATATAATTCAAAGGGGGGAAGGAGTACCACTTAATATGATTTATAGCAGATATGCAAAACAGAAATCCaagtgctatttttcttttgtcGTTGCGtttgaacaaataaacacacagttgtatataaaaaaacacacattataaagtatatatatatttgtgtacatCATGTGTGATGATCACACGGTGAGACGTGTTCGATACACTGTGGGGAAAACCCTTGCGCGTGCTCGAGgaggatttattaaaaaaaaataagggggggggggggggcacttccACGCGCTCGTCCCTCCCAAGACACGCGCTGCCTGCCGCACCCAGTACAAAGCGCGCGCGCACGAATCCCAAATGTGATTTACATTACAATAACCCTTTCAGGACACTACACGGTCCGGTTCAATCAGCAATCACTTAtaataaagttatattaaaaaaaaaaaaaaaactagacaatGCATGTGCCAATAAACAGACTATATTCATTTCTCTGTTCATTATAATAACTCGTGAAATAATACACCGCGGTATTtcaaagcagaagtttctgcggcTGCAATACCTCACTATTAGTATTGCATTACGGGATCGGGTTTTGTAGGGGACCGCAATGCAGCTTGCACGCACGTCTATGTTATTCTCACATGCATTATTTCATACTTTACAAATGTATGCACTGTAGTCATAcgattattttagtattattcatttatttggcagacgcctctATCCAAGAaggatatagacacacacacagacacacacacacacacacacactgtattacttCTGTGTCTATTAGATGTGTACATatctttatccaaggcggctTGCAGGTGTTCcggggcagtacagggttacaatgcaagcttcatatttaaacacagtgtagtttacagtaagtgcaaacaaTGCAATTGTATTGTGTTCTCTACCTGGGACGCCTGGACAGCGCTCTGCAGCTCCCCGACCTCCTCCTCGTGCACTTTCCTGAGGAAGGCGATCTCGTCCAGCAGCGACTCCACTTTCTTCTCGAGCTCCAGTCGGGTGAGGGTGGCGTTGTCCACGTCCTTGCGGTACCCTTTGAGGGTCGCCtcggcctcctctttcatcctcACCTCCTCGTCCAGCTTCTCCTTCAGCTTCTCCAGCCCGTCGTTCATTTGCACGCAGTCCAGCTGCATCTGGCTCTTCTCGTGGTCCAGCTCTTCCACCCGGGACCGGAGCTCGCGGATCTCCTGTTCGTAGAGCTCGTGGAGCCGGGACGGTTCGGAGTGGCGTTGTCTCAGCAGCGTCACCTCGGCCTCCAGGACCTTGTTCTGCTGCTCCAGCATGTGGACCTTATCGATGAAGGTAACGAAGCGGTCGTTCAGCCCTTGCAGCTGTTCCTTCTCGTTGGTCCTGATGATTTTGAGCTCGTTGGTGACGGCTGTGGACTGGGAGAGGTCGAAATGATCGGCGCTGCCCAGCCCAGCGGAGTAGGAGGTAGGGCGGCCTGCGCCGACTTTTCGGAAAGCGGAGGAAGAGACGACTGAGGAAGAGCCGTAACTGCGGTGGTGCAGAGCCGGGCCGGGTCGGTAACCGGCAGATCGGACCGGGCTGCTGCTCGAAGACATTCTGGAAGAGACCCGCGGATGCTCTCCGAATATTTTCCGATAGGAGCTGGAGGATGAGTAGAGATCAGTGGAGTAACTCATGTTTGCAGAGGAATTTTCTTCTTTTAGTTTTTGCTGTTTCCTCAGTCTGGGAGTGAGTGGATGGGTGCGTGAGAGAGCGAGTGAATAATGCGGTCCTTCTGCGCTGTGGCTTTACTTTTTATACGCACGGGTAAGAAACAGCTCTTGATATGAACACGCCCAtatctcgggggggggggggggggggggggggggggggggggggggggtgcaacgTGTTCGACGTTTTGCCCGCCAAGCTGCAAACGCGGCGGAAACAAAATCCAATTGATTTCCAatgagaagagaaagagagagaaagacagagagagagacagagggagatgAGGGGGAGACAAAAAGACAGGCTAtgcgctttttttttcttgcacccTAGCTGCCGCTGCTGCAGAATCGCACGTTTTCCAATTAAAAAGTATTCACAGTTGTCAGATTTCACAggtaatgcaattaaaataaaaaagcacagttGCATTTCTCTGCATTTCACTTCAACACACACGACACTAGAAATAAGATGATGTCGGCTTAAACTTGACAAGTAGACGTTGAATTATAGACTGAGTAGCACCACCGCCGAGAGCACGTGTTATAAAACATCTCTACATCTGGAAGTGTGAATGTTAatcaataatgtgtttttatatcagAAAATCACAATGTCACACTTGTATTAAACACAGACGTTTagatatactttattattattattattaattattattatgtattattttaattataatattataataataatacttattattattagttacatGATGTATTTGAAACATCAACTGACAACAATTTTataaactgttgttttatttggtatttgtttttaaaatatttgggggtttaaataaaataacatcctATTGCAAAGGCGAGAGAGCACAGAACTGAAGATGTTTTAGCCTGTCGTTGAAAATAAAATCCAatcgaaaaataaataaataaataaataaaaagaatagcCCTTTCCCGAAAGTGTAGCTGCGGTGTGCTTCCACAGTGACACGGTATTTCCAGGCGGGGAGGGGTCATTACTGCAGAGTAATCGTGTTACACACGCATCCCGTCTCTTCAGCAAACGAAGATTTTATTATATTGGATTTGCACCTGCCTGCTTTGTAAAGCAACGGAGAACACGCAACGAAGTTTTGCAGTTTGTACGTGTGAAACGGAATCGAGCATCGATCTATCCGCTGCATCTTGGTGAATACATTAAACACGGATTTTAAAACGGGGGTGGGTCTGAAGGCTTCTTTGACACGGCCGGTGAACAGTACCATTTATCACACACCCTGCGGCGACACCAAAAGCGAATGGTATTCAAGCAGATGGACATTTAGTGATACACAACCAGCTCACCTCTCCTGCTgcacaaatcctttttttttaaaatctaacacACTCCCTTTAAACATTCCTCTCCAGTGCTCCTctccagtctctgctgcagttaTTACGCACGACATGTATTTCTCAATACACAGTATTTCCGCGCTTTCCTGTATGCAGCCCATACTCGCATGTGCTTGCATGCATCTAAAATCAGTAGGGAGTCTTATTGCTCTGCTCTCTACCATACTGTGAGCACCTTTCTACTTTATTCTTTATAATAGTTTACTGGGGAATGGTAAAAGCGTGGCAGAgtgtaataaaaaagacaatgcaATCCGAACCGTGGTAAGAAAAACGAGgtataaataatactaatactgataataatattaataatattaataataataataataataataatttattattattaagaacgcttttattattattattgaatgggagttgggattattattataatattatgcgTCTGCGAAAATTTATCTAAAGCGACTTAcaagggggggggtgggtgggtgggtggggggggggggggggggggggggggggggtgaactctgcatcatcaacaactgctgctgctgctgcagagtgactTCCAATAGGAGCTcgtttgttttaatggtttaaagGCGGTGATCCGTGCAGAGTACCGTGAAGGAAACCCGTGTAAAACGTGCATTCTGGTCTCTAAAGAGCGGAATGAATGCACCATTCTCTCAGACCCGCCCAACACAGGTGGTCactaagagttttttttttttttttttttttttttttctcccagcgTTGCAAAATTGTACGAGTTGCAAAAAGCACAAGCTGCATTTTCTGTAGCTTGCTGGTTTATTGATGAGTAAAGCAATCTGCGTGTGCAGCGGTCCTGGTCCTCCGGATCGATCGAAGATTATTCCAGATGATCCTGATGTACGGACGAACGAAGCAAGCCGGGGGAGAAACACATGCACCGCACAGTCTCAGCGGCGTAGCCGGCGGAGGACGCGCCCGGTCGGCAGCgctgtccagggtgctgaacACTCGCGAGAAAGATGCGCTTTATAGGGAAATgtgatacatagatagataggcGATAGACTCTGTCTCGCTTGTtatcccacagtcgctcgcttcagaTCGACTCTCAAGACCCGCCTGTTCTCtattgctttcaatgctcttcaagcctgctatctgttattagctgttgtctgcattgctatttcatgttttttttcccgCATCTCATCgtgtgattctgtatgacacacccGTCCACAGTGTTTaaaattcacatcctagccctgtatttaattaaatatgtctgtATTTAATGCATCTGCATTGATCCTCGCTATCTTGTAATTTATCTATCTGTTTAATTtatctctcatatatatatatatacaggaacAGAAAACACCTCCTTTCCTGAATTGAAGTGACCGCATAACACCCACCGCCTCCCAGCGCCGGTCCTCCAAGAGTGAGTAACATTATAAGTTACGGTACGGTCTCTCACAGTAGCACAGTTCAGTGGGAGCGGAGGGTCGATAGCATCCCAGAGCCGTGCGCGCTGCCCCTCCCCACGCACTGATCACATCCACT from Polyodon spathula isolate WHYD16114869_AA chromosome 31, ASM1765450v1, whole genome shotgun sequence encodes:
- the LOC121303238 gene encoding low molecular weight neuronal intermediate filament-like, producing the protein MSYSTDLYSSSSSYRKIFGEHPRVSSRMSSSSSPVRSAGYRPGPALHHRSYGSSSVVSSSAFRKVGAGRPTSYSAGLGSADHFDLSQSTAVTNELKIIRTNEKEQLQGLNDRFVTFIDKVHMLEQQNKVLEAEVTLLRQRHSEPSRLHELYEQEIRELRSRVEELDHEKSQMQLDCVQMNDGLEKLKEKLDEEVRMKEEAEATLKGYRKDVDNATLTRLELEKKVESLLDEIAFLRKVHEEEVGELQSAVQASQVSVEMDVSKPDLTLALKEIRAQYENLSARNQQSAEEWYKSKTANVTEAAVRHNDALRQSKEELSEYRRQLQSRTLEIESLRGHNEALERQLRELEDRHGNEINELQETAQQLENALRTTKGEMSRHLREYQDLLNVKMALDIEIAAYRKLLEGEETRLSTVGGGGGGSLLQSGYSSYTSASPFAGMRSYSSSTSAAYRQRMAKPEEPEEEEEEEEEEEGEEGQGEEEEKPTAPADKTSKD